Proteins co-encoded in one Petrotoga sp. 9PW.55.5.1 genomic window:
- a CDS encoding energy-coupling factor transporter transmembrane protein EcfT — protein MLLDNVALGRYVDLDSIMHSLDPRGKLLGLFLLAGFAFSINSFYDVLLMTLYTLSLMVLSKLSLRYYLKSLKSIWFIVVFAFFIQLFTIGGNTLFQIGFIRITDTGLFNAAIITFRILFAVMLSSVLTLTTSPTSLAHALEDVLRWFFVPKRFAHEISMVMTIALRFIPVIANEADRIMKAQLSRGANFDDRKFSGRIKGAISIIIPLLVSALRRAEDLSIAMEARGYSGWEGRTRYKQFEWKFKDSVFVISFSTLCFFIIFL, from the coding sequence ATGCTTTTAGATAACGTTGCTTTGGGAAGATATGTTGACCTGGACTCAATAATGCATTCTTTGGATCCTAGGGGTAAGCTTTTAGGCTTGTTTCTTTTGGCAGGGTTTGCATTCTCTATCAATAGTTTTTATGACGTTCTTCTTATGACTTTGTATACTCTAAGCCTAATGGTTTTATCTAAGTTAAGTTTGAGATATTACTTAAAATCTTTAAAGTCAATATGGTTTATCGTCGTGTTCGCTTTTTTTATTCAACTATTTACTATTGGAGGAAATACTCTCTTTCAAATTGGTTTTATAAGGATAACGGATACTGGTTTGTTTAATGCCGCTATAATAACCTTTAGAATACTATTTGCAGTAATGTTATCTTCTGTTCTTACATTAACAACTTCTCCAACTTCTCTAGCACATGCACTTGAGGACGTTCTAAGGTGGTTTTTTGTTCCAAAGAGGTTCGCTCATGAGATATCTATGGTGATGACTATTGCTTTAAGATTTATCCCTGTCATAGCAAACGAAGCGGATAGAATCATGAAAGCACAATTGAGCAGAGGAGCAAATTTCGACGATAGAAAATTTTCAGGTAGGATTAAAGGAGCTATTTCTATAATAATTCCTTTGTTAGTTTCCGCCTTAAGAAGGGCAGAGGATCTGAGTATCGCTATGGAAGCAAGAGGTTACAGCGGATGGGAAGGTAGAACCAGGTACAAACAGTTTGAATGGAAGTTTAAAGATTCTGTTTTTGTTATCTCTTTTTCAACCCTGTGTTTTTTCATAATTTTCCTTTGA
- a CDS encoding class I mannose-6-phosphate isomerase, with protein MRFSEPLISKPIFSEKIWGNEELNNIFNYNGEGIIGEVWLFSIIEGLETKLVGMNTGKKYGSARQFFLKFPLLLKLIATSSWLSIQLHPDDYMARLLENKPWGKSEAWYFLKDGGQIKVCNDNESILEAFDNNEWDDILEYYKMNKYDSIFLPAGTVHTLGPNSLLLEIQQSSDLTYRLYDWGRPREIHIDKSKKVLKNIQSSYCISRQNKGLQTKYFSYSKFSDQIREGLGLYVNLDSFETIILPEGVSLEFKGEYVEFKLNEKGWKYLI; from the coding sequence ATGAGATTTTCAGAGCCACTAATTTCAAAACCGATTTTTAGTGAAAAAATTTGGGGTAATGAAGAATTAAATAATATATTTAATTATAATGGAGAAGGGATAATAGGAGAAGTTTGGCTATTTTCTATTATAGAAGGTTTAGAAACAAAATTAGTTGGAATGAATACGGGCAAAAAGTATGGGAGTGCGAGACAATTTTTTCTTAAATTTCCTTTGCTCTTGAAATTAATAGCAACTTCCTCTTGGTTATCTATACAGTTACATCCAGATGATTATATGGCCCGGCTTTTAGAAAATAAGCCATGGGGAAAATCAGAGGCTTGGTATTTTTTAAAAGATGGAGGTCAAATTAAAGTTTGTAACGACAATGAATCTATTTTAGAAGCGTTTGATAATAATGAATGGGATGACATTTTAGAATATTATAAAATGAACAAATACGATTCAATATTTCTTCCTGCAGGTACAGTACATACATTAGGACCCAATAGTTTGCTTTTAGAAATTCAACAAAGTTCAGATTTAACATATAGATTGTACGATTGGGGAAGACCCCGTGAAATTCATATAGATAAATCCAAAAAAGTCTTAAAAAATATTCAGTCGAGTTATTGTATTTCAAGACAAAATAAAGGTTTACAAACAAAGTATTTTAGCTATTCGAAATTTTCAGACCAAATTAGAGAAGGTCTTGGATTATATGTAAATCTGGATTCTTTTGAAACAATTATACTTCCCGAAGGAGTTTCATTAGAATTCAAAGGAGAATATGTTGAATTCAAACTTAATGAAAAAGGTTGGAAATATTTGATTTAA
- a CDS encoding 2-oxoacid:acceptor oxidoreductase subunit alpha: protein MKRTIKEEISIVLSGEAGQGIQTIERLLTFILKREGYYVFATKEYMSRIRGGSNSTEIRVSSKPVRSYTEGIDILMPLTKESVEHLGNRVTEETLIIADNESLKLDNKNIFDIPIISIAKEIGNTIYSNIVAVGVILGLFGIKTKTIEDYLRERFEGKGEEIVKNNIKAASEGYKLGKEFTDKGEIKVIIESDESLKDDLLISGTDAVALGALAGNCDSIFSYPMTPGTGVLIDLANFSKDFDILVEQAEDEIAAINMAIGGWYAGARSMVTTSDGGFALMEEGVSLAAMVESPVVIHLAQRPAPATGLPTRTGQEGLNLVIHSGHGEFPRLVFAPGTLEQAFEITQKAFNIADKYQIPVFILTDQFFVDSYYNVKKFDLSKIENKKYIVETDENYKRFDLSKAENGVSPRGIPNFGKGLVVVDSDEHDEEGHLTEDLDIRVKMVEKRLKKGEVLVEDYISPELFGNENYKYLVVCWGSNYNVVKEAIARIDNKDVAMLHFSQVYPLPDSTVKYLEKAKKVIDVENNATGQFAKLLRAETGINVDKKILKYNGMPFSVEELTAKIREELK, encoded by the coding sequence GTGAAAAGAACTATTAAAGAAGAGATTTCTATTGTTTTATCCGGTGAAGCCGGACAGGGTATCCAAACTATAGAAAGATTGTTGACTTTCATCTTAAAAAGAGAAGGTTATTATGTCTTTGCTACTAAGGAATATATGTCTAGGATCAGAGGTGGTAGCAATTCAACAGAAATAAGGGTAAGTTCAAAACCTGTAAGAAGTTATACTGAAGGTATAGATATACTTATGCCTCTTACCAAAGAGTCAGTAGAGCATTTGGGGAATAGAGTTACTGAAGAAACTCTTATTATAGCAGACAATGAATCGTTAAAACTTGATAATAAAAATATATTTGATATTCCTATAATTTCAATTGCCAAAGAAATAGGAAATACGATATATTCTAATATTGTAGCTGTGGGGGTAATATTAGGTCTTTTTGGGATAAAAACAAAAACAATCGAGGATTATCTTCGAGAAAGGTTTGAAGGTAAGGGAGAAGAAATAGTAAAAAATAATATAAAAGCAGCTTCTGAGGGTTATAAATTGGGGAAAGAGTTCACTGATAAGGGTGAAATTAAGGTAATTATTGAAAGTGACGAATCTTTAAAAGATGATTTATTAATCAGTGGAACTGATGCAGTAGCTCTAGGGGCTTTAGCCGGGAATTGTGATTCTATTTTTTCTTATCCAATGACACCAGGAACTGGAGTATTGATAGATTTAGCTAATTTTTCAAAAGATTTTGATATTTTGGTTGAGCAAGCTGAAGATGAAATAGCAGCAATAAACATGGCCATTGGGGGTTGGTATGCTGGAGCTAGATCTATGGTAACAACTTCAGATGGTGGTTTTGCTTTGATGGAAGAAGGGGTGTCTTTAGCTGCTATGGTGGAATCTCCTGTAGTTATTCATCTGGCTCAAAGACCAGCTCCCGCAACAGGATTACCAACAAGAACTGGGCAAGAGGGATTAAATCTAGTAATTCATTCAGGGCATGGAGAGTTCCCAAGATTAGTTTTTGCACCTGGAACACTTGAGCAAGCCTTTGAAATAACGCAAAAAGCTTTCAATATAGCAGATAAATATCAAATACCTGTCTTTATACTTACAGATCAATTTTTTGTTGATTCTTATTACAATGTAAAAAAATTTGATCTTTCAAAAATTGAAAATAAAAAATATATAGTTGAAACAGATGAGAATTATAAGAGATTTGATCTAAGTAAAGCTGAAAATGGGGTTTCCCCAAGGGGCATACCAAATTTTGGTAAAGGTTTGGTTGTTGTTGACAGCGATGAACATGATGAAGAAGGCCACCTAACTGAAGACTTGGATATTAGAGTAAAAATGGTTGAAAAAAGGCTTAAAAAAGGTGAAGTCTTGGTAGAAGATTATATTTCTCCAGAATTGTTTGGAAACGAAAATTATAAATATCTGGTTGTTTGTTGGGGTTCAAATTATAACGTTGTAAAAGAAGCAATTGCTAGAATCGATAATAAAGATGTGGCTATGTTGCACTTTAGCCAAGTTTATCCGTTACCTGATTCAACTGTGAAATACTTGGAAAAAGCTAAAAAAGTTATCGACGTTGAAAACAATGCAACAGGACAATTTGCTAAATTATTAAGAGCTGAAACCGGCATAAATGTAGATAAAAAAATATTAAAGTATAATGGAATGCCTTTTTCCGTTGAAGAATTAACAGCAAAGATAAGGGAGGAATTAAAATGA
- a CDS encoding thiamine pyrophosphate-dependent enzyme, whose translation MTERKNLFSLENEKELDIAWCPGCGNFGILNILKNVLEEMEEITPNNFVLVSGIGQAAKIPHYFKNNAFNGLHGRALPVASAIKMANPELYVVAESGDGDMYGEGGNHFIHNIRRNVNITNIVHDNRVYGLTKGQASPTSQRGMVTPVQVNGVILNPFNPIAVAIANGATFVARTFVGDIKGAKEIIKKAIRHKGYALVDLFQPCVTFNKINTYAWFNEHTYKLGEEHDPSDKMKALELAFQEDKLPLGIIYEEKGKPTFEEQLTIYKENKDPLFKRNVDLNKLESFINSMR comes from the coding sequence ATGACCGAAAGAAAAAATTTATTCAGCCTTGAGAACGAAAAAGAACTTGACATAGCTTGGTGTCCTGGGTGCGGGAATTTCGGTATTTTGAATATATTAAAAAACGTTTTGGAAGAAATGGAAGAGATTACTCCAAATAATTTTGTTTTAGTGTCAGGAATTGGTCAAGCTGCAAAAATTCCTCATTACTTCAAAAATAATGCTTTTAATGGACTTCACGGAAGAGCTTTACCTGTTGCAAGCGCTATAAAAATGGCTAACCCTGAATTATATGTTGTTGCTGAAAGTGGAGATGGAGATATGTATGGAGAAGGAGGTAACCATTTTATTCACAATATCAGAAGAAACGTTAATATAACTAATATTGTTCATGATAATAGGGTATATGGATTAACAAAAGGTCAAGCTTCTCCAACCTCTCAAAGAGGTATGGTTACACCTGTTCAAGTAAACGGAGTTATTTTGAATCCTTTCAATCCTATAGCTGTGGCAATAGCAAATGGGGCAACATTTGTAGCACGTACTTTTGTTGGGGATATAAAAGGTGCAAAAGAAATAATAAAAAAAGCAATAAGACACAAAGGGTACGCGCTAGTTGATTTGTTTCAACCTTGTGTAACCTTCAACAAGATAAATACTTACGCATGGTTCAATGAACATACTTATAAATTAGGAGAAGAACACGATCCTTCAGACAAAATGAAGGCATTAGAATTAGCCTTCCAAGAAGATAAATTACCTTTGGGAATAATCTATGAAGAAAAAGGAAAACCAACTTTTGAAGAACAACTAACTATTTATAAAGAAAATAAAGACCCGCTTTTTAAACGTAATGTTGATTTAAATAAATTGGAAAGCTTTATAAATTCTATGAGATAA
- a CDS encoding redoxin domain-containing protein: MAVKVGDLAPEFKLKDHEGNVFSLNNFKGRKVLISSHPLAWTGVCETQMKNLDVKYDEFEKFGVIPVGFSVDPAPSKKAWADNLRLKKLKLLSDFWPHGEVAKKYGIFDEKNGFSMRANILIDEEGKVEFVKVYELSEQPDLNEILNFLKK; encoded by the coding sequence ATGGCAGTGAAAGTAGGAGATTTGGCTCCAGAATTTAAATTAAAGGACCACGAAGGTAACGTTTTTTCCTTGAATAATTTCAAAGGTAGAAAAGTTTTAATTTCCTCACACCCTCTTGCTTGGACAGGGGTTTGTGAGACACAGATGAAAAATTTAGATGTAAAATACGATGAATTTGAAAAGTTTGGGGTTATACCTGTTGGTTTCAGCGTGGATCCTGCTCCCTCAAAAAAGGCCTGGGCAGATAATCTAAGGTTAAAAAAGTTAAAATTATTATCAGATTTTTGGCCTCACGGAGAAGTTGCAAAAAAGTACGGTATCTTTGATGAAAAAAATGGTTTTTCAATGAGAGCAAACATACTAATAGATGAAGAAGGAAAGGTTGAATTTGTAAAAGTCTACGAATTAAGTGAACAGCCAGATTTAAATGAGATACTCAACTTTTTGAAAAAATAA
- a CDS encoding DUF192 domain-containing protein, whose protein sequence is MRKNFFCITALILLFIFSGAQTIEIPEFPKGTLIISQEGEQFTIPIEIADAEELRSFGLMYRKDIPFEYGMLFVFPTPGIRSFWMKNTFVELDIAFINSEGIIIDIQRMEPCQGPNCPIYTIYKPFKYALEVKAGFFERYGFSEGAKIEWIKSK, encoded by the coding sequence ATGAGAAAGAACTTTTTCTGTATAACAGCTTTAATCCTCTTGTTTATCTTTTCTGGAGCCCAAACAATCGAAATCCCTGAATTTCCAAAAGGAACCTTGATTATCTCTCAAGAAGGAGAACAATTTACTATTCCAATAGAGATTGCTGATGCAGAAGAATTAAGAAGCTTTGGTTTGATGTATAGAAAAGATATTCCATTTGAGTATGGTATGCTTTTTGTTTTTCCTACTCCCGGGATTAGATCTTTTTGGATGAAAAACACTTTTGTCGAATTAGATATTGCATTTATAAACTCTGAAGGAATCATTATAGATATTCAAAGAATGGAACCCTGCCAAGGGCCTAACTGTCCAATATACACTATTTATAAACCATTTAAATATGCACTTGAAGTAAAAGCAGGATTTTTTGAAAGATATGGTTTTTCCGAAGGAGCGAAAATTGAATGGATAAAAAGCAAATAA